In the genome of Fulvivirga maritima, one region contains:
- a CDS encoding zinc-dependent metalloprotease has translation MLNVIMFKKLALSIVCFVGIYVFFPLHAQDKKDEEKKVEKDSTDTSGLKSYDELLKDADLQTGLFNIINQKEDYYFEIPDSLFNREFLIVSKISKVPFQLNEAGLNKGMEFENKVIRFEKDTLRNKVWARTYIPMVSSPEDDAITISVKNNFSSSIVEVFETVSYNKRAGSTIIKVNKAFNGGSKSFYDVFNNTGLGSSALSNLSMIKSIKTFPLNVMVKSDLSAAIPDGGTTVPLTITVACNIVLLSEKPMQPRYLDERVGFFSKKHWYFNDEQQAMDEKELITRWRLEPKPEDVDKYLRGELVEPAKPIVFYIDPSTPEKWRSYIIDGVHDWQVAFEQAGFKNAVIAKLPSEEDKDFDLDDVRYSVITYAASPKSNAMGPSVVDPRSGEIIEADIIWWHNVMTSLQSWMRIQTGAIDERARHNVFEDQLMGEAVRFVSSHEVGHTFGLKHNMGASYAFPVDSLRSKTFTDKMGGTAPSIMDYARYNYVAQPEDGVTAITPKIGIYDKYAIQWGYQWFPDEKTEKTFLYQLVNTHSDDPLYTYGEQQDYRNVIDPRSQSEDLGDDAVKASTYGLKNLKRVLAHAIDWTYQENESYYNTGKLYMGVIGQWQLYNNHVMNNVGGVYLNKLTHGDNRNAYEPVPFAMQQKAVKYLNENVFSLPEWLFLDKEILSKTFPLKDSPMGPFEYSPYSTARDLQNYVLYNLFNDQRLLRLLESELIADDKAETYTVQDLFSQVRSHVFKNTLHNKPLNAFERMAQKNYVDVLIIDINKLFEKTNNKSIDDDFISLRESLPCGYSLESSRSVRNINFSSMKRVSEVASLKKGELYTILELLKKKRKKGDDATKMHYLDLINRIEQVLNF, from the coding sequence ATGTTAAATGTAATTATGTTTAAAAAGCTTGCTTTATCAATAGTATGTTTTGTTGGCATTTATGTCTTTTTTCCATTGCATGCTCAAGATAAAAAGGATGAAGAAAAGAAAGTAGAAAAGGACTCCACTGATACCTCAGGGTTGAAGAGTTATGATGAGCTTCTGAAGGATGCAGACTTGCAAACAGGTCTATTTAATATTATTAACCAAAAAGAAGACTATTATTTTGAAATACCTGATTCTCTTTTTAACAGAGAGTTTCTAATTGTAAGCAAAATCTCCAAAGTTCCTTTTCAGCTCAATGAAGCTGGACTGAACAAGGGTATGGAGTTTGAAAATAAAGTCATCCGTTTTGAAAAGGATACTTTAAGAAATAAGGTGTGGGCCCGCACATACATACCGATGGTATCTTCGCCAGAAGATGATGCCATTACTATTTCTGTTAAAAACAATTTTTCTAGCAGCATAGTAGAGGTGTTTGAAACGGTTTCTTATAACAAAAGAGCGGGTTCAACTATCATTAAAGTCAATAAGGCATTTAATGGTGGCAGCAAGAGTTTTTATGATGTTTTTAATAATACAGGTCTAGGAAGTTCGGCGCTTTCTAACCTTTCTATGATCAAAAGCATTAAAACTTTTCCACTAAATGTAATGGTCAAGTCAGATCTAAGTGCGGCTATTCCTGACGGAGGGACAACGGTTCCATTAACCATTACCGTGGCATGTAATATAGTTTTACTGTCAGAAAAGCCTATGCAACCTCGCTACCTGGATGAGAGAGTAGGATTTTTCTCTAAAAAGCACTGGTACTTTAATGATGAGCAGCAGGCTATGGATGAGAAGGAGTTGATCACACGATGGAGGTTGGAACCGAAACCCGAGGATGTGGATAAGTATCTCAGAGGTGAACTAGTAGAGCCAGCTAAACCCATTGTATTCTATATTGATCCTTCTACACCAGAAAAATGGAGATCTTATATAATAGATGGTGTGCATGACTGGCAAGTGGCTTTTGAACAGGCGGGTTTTAAAAATGCCGTAATTGCTAAACTCCCATCAGAAGAAGATAAGGATTTTGATTTGGATGATGTTCGTTACTCTGTAATTACCTATGCAGCTTCTCCAAAGTCTAATGCTATGGGGCCTTCTGTGGTAGATCCTCGTAGTGGAGAGATCATAGAAGCCGATATTATTTGGTGGCATAATGTAATGACTTCATTGCAGAGTTGGATGCGCATTCAAACAGGAGCTATAGATGAGCGAGCCAGGCATAATGTTTTTGAAGACCAGCTAATGGGAGAAGCTGTTCGCTTTGTTTCTTCTCATGAGGTAGGCCACACGTTTGGACTTAAGCATAATATGGGAGCGTCTTATGCTTTCCCGGTAGATTCACTTAGATCGAAAACTTTTACAGACAAAATGGGAGGAACTGCTCCTTCTATTATGGATTATGCCCGCTATAATTATGTGGCTCAGCCAGAAGATGGAGTTACCGCTATCACACCTAAAATAGGGATTTATGATAAATATGCTATTCAATGGGGCTATCAGTGGTTTCCTGATGAGAAAACAGAGAAGACCTTTCTTTACCAATTAGTAAATACTCACTCAGATGATCCTCTTTATACTTATGGAGAGCAGCAAGACTATAGAAATGTCATTGACCCACGCTCACAATCAGAAGATTTAGGAGATGATGCGGTTAAAGCCAGTACATATGGTCTAAAGAATTTAAAAAGAGTGTTAGCCCATGCCATAGATTGGACTTACCAGGAAAATGAAAGCTATTATAATACAGGCAAGCTTTATATGGGAGTTATAGGCCAATGGCAACTTTATAATAATCATGTAATGAATAATGTGGGCGGAGTTTATTTAAACAAGTTGACCCACGGAGATAATAGAAATGCCTATGAGCCAGTACCTTTCGCTATGCAGCAAAAGGCGGTTAAATACCTCAATGAAAATGTATTTTCTTTACCAGAATGGCTCTTTTTAGATAAGGAGATTCTTAGTAAAACATTTCCGCTGAAAGATTCTCCTATGGGGCCTTTTGAATACTCCCCTTACTCTACAGCTCGTGATCTGCAAAATTATGTGCTGTATAATTTATTTAATGATCAGCGATTATTACGCTTACTAGAGTCAGAATTGATTGCGGACGATAAAGCTGAAACTTACACTGTTCAGGATTTATTTTCTCAAGTAAGAAGCCACGTTTTTAAAAATACCCTTCATAATAAACCACTTAATGCTTTTGAGAGAATGGCGCAGAAGAACTATGTAGATGTGCTCATTATTGATATAAACAAGTTGTTTGAAAAAACCAATAATAAGAGCATAGATGATGACTTCATTTCTCTACGGGAATCACTTCCATGCGGCTATTCTCTGGAATCTTCTCGCTCGGTGCGAAATATAAATTTCAGTTCTATGAAAAGGGTCTCAGAAGTTGCCTCTTTAAAAAAGGGAGAGCTGTATACCATTTTAGAACTACTGAAAAAGAAGAGGAAAAAAGGAGATGACGCTACCAAAATGCATTATCTCGATTTGATAAACAGAATAGAACAGGTTTTAAACTTTTAA
- a CDS encoding histidine kinase encodes MKKFFKGRRFLWVISVMVVITIIATFVLSSLISLEVKDVSEDIARRSFQKKFYDLEHEFKVLQKPLDDARRLMDTPSTFEDEYHNFTMLNSLQFLDTTIYRNWLFLKTDEGISNAQFNSRQKQKENVKQFLGARLADDNISKIESYGEGYVWRNQITIPTDSGIVYFGYDIPLGVLQQFFYNVDYYSLSYAYIFDQNGTCLLHPEAEKIGRNVFSFAPLEAEDTIFQNTDFHEKIADSEYLKLDVISFLRPMQMGQERWYVSVNFPKSLNEEDVNLIKRYAFVTYLISTLLLLFVFYAFTYRINKEHKEKEQLEKEKADLALEKEVFKRESAFFQLQQLKNQINPHLLFNSLNTLYTLIDHDQSLSQKFTYKLSNLYRYLTDRPENNLATVEEELKIVEEFLFLQNIRFGKKLKTGIVTQDTEALTLELPYLALQTVVENALKHNIATHEAPLMIKIRVTSNYLEISNTYQPKRNAEAGSKFGLKYLDSIYEFYRKEGFETRIEEKSFVCKLPLLP; translated from the coding sequence ATGAAGAAGTTTTTTAAGGGGAGAAGGTTTTTGTGGGTCATTTCTGTGATGGTGGTAATTACTATCATTGCTACTTTTGTACTCAGCAGCCTCATATCATTAGAGGTAAAAGATGTGAGTGAAGATATCGCCAGACGAAGTTTTCAGAAGAAATTTTATGATCTGGAGCATGAATTTAAGGTTTTACAAAAACCGTTAGATGATGCCCGAAGGCTCATGGATACTCCTTCTACGTTTGAAGATGAGTATCATAATTTTACCATGCTTAATTCACTTCAGTTTTTAGATACTACTATTTATAGAAACTGGCTCTTTTTGAAAACTGATGAAGGCATAAGTAACGCACAATTTAATAGCCGCCAAAAGCAAAAAGAAAATGTAAAACAGTTTTTGGGAGCCAGATTAGCAGATGATAATATTAGTAAAATAGAGAGCTATGGAGAGGGTTATGTCTGGAGAAACCAAATAACTATTCCTACTGACAGCGGTATTGTGTATTTTGGTTATGACATTCCGCTAGGCGTGCTGCAGCAATTTTTCTATAACGTAGATTATTATTCGCTCTCATATGCTTATATTTTTGATCAGAATGGCACTTGCCTGCTACACCCAGAGGCAGAAAAAATAGGTAGAAATGTGTTCAGTTTTGCTCCTTTAGAGGCCGAAGACACCATTTTTCAAAACACTGATTTTCATGAAAAAATAGCAGATTCTGAATATCTAAAATTAGATGTAATAAGTTTTTTGAGGCCTATGCAAATGGGGCAAGAAAGATGGTATGTTTCTGTGAATTTCCCTAAAAGCCTGAATGAGGAAGATGTTAATTTAATAAAGAGGTATGCTTTTGTTACTTATTTGATTTCTACTTTATTGCTTCTGTTTGTTTTCTATGCGTTTACTTACAGAATAAATAAAGAGCACAAGGAAAAAGAACAGTTAGAGAAGGAAAAAGCAGATTTGGCTCTGGAAAAAGAAGTATTTAAGAGAGAAAGCGCATTTTTTCAGCTACAGCAGCTTAAGAATCAGATCAATCCTCATTTACTTTTCAACTCACTAAATACCTTATATACGCTTATAGATCATGATCAGTCTCTATCTCAAAAATTCACTTATAAGCTAAGTAATTTATACCGCTACCTTACTGATAGGCCTGAGAATAACCTGGCAACAGTAGAAGAGGAATTGAAAATAGTGGAGGAATTTCTCTTTTTGCAAAACATTCGGTTTGGTAAAAAATTAAAGACTGGTATTGTAACGCAAGATACTGAGGCGCTCACTTTGGAGCTACCCTATCTGGCACTACAAACTGTGGTAGAGAATGCTTTAAAGCATAATATTGCTACCCATGAGGCCCCACTTATGATCAAGATTAGAGTTACTTCTAATTATCTTGAAATCAGCAATACCTATCAGCCAAAAAGAAATGCAGAGGCTGGCAGCAAATTCGGGCTAAAATACCTTGATAGCATTTATGAGTTTTACCGTAAGGAAGGTTTCGAAACACGCATAGAAGAAAAAAGTTTTGTGTGTAAGCTGCCTTTGTTGCCATAA
- a CDS encoding LytR/AlgR family response regulator transcription factor: MNYQPNSLSLKNRWGDNMNITIVEDEELAAGYLEKILKKQQVIKISTINILSTVKEAISYLSTNTPDLIFFDVHLADGSSMEVLEAVEIKAPIIFTTAYDKYAIEAFKHFTIDYLLKPYEADSLIEALNKLKTMKESFTQDKGALVRHLKGGGSSFQERFLIQHAHQLKSIEAEEIAYFYASGKHLFIYTFSRQSYLYNSTVRDIISQLDPNRFFKINRNYVVNIKAVNNVVKASYAKLSVDLYPPPPDENKVILSKTEISNFKKWLNK, translated from the coding sequence ATGAACTATCAGCCTAATTCATTAAGTTTGAAAAATAGATGGGGAGATAATATGAATATAACTATTGTAGAAGATGAAGAGCTGGCCGCTGGTTATTTGGAGAAGATTTTAAAGAAACAACAGGTTATAAAAATCTCAACTATAAACATACTCTCCACAGTAAAAGAGGCCATCAGTTATTTAAGTACAAATACGCCTGATCTCATATTTTTTGATGTGCACCTGGCTGATGGCAGCAGCATGGAAGTGCTGGAAGCAGTAGAAATTAAAGCCCCCATAATATTTACCACCGCTTATGATAAATATGCTATAGAAGCATTTAAGCATTTTACTATTGATTACCTCCTTAAACCGTATGAAGCTGATTCGCTTATAGAAGCTTTGAATAAGCTTAAAACCATGAAAGAGTCTTTCACTCAAGATAAAGGAGCTTTAGTTAGACATTTAAAAGGAGGAGGTTCATCTTTTCAAGAGCGATTTTTAATACAGCACGCCCATCAGCTAAAATCTATTGAAGCAGAAGAAATAGCCTATTTTTATGCATCAGGTAAACACTTATTTATATATACCTTTAGCCGACAGAGCTACTTATATAATAGCACTGTCAGAGATATCATTAGCCAATTAGATCCAAATAGGTTTTTCAAAATAAATCGAAATTATGTGGTTAATATTAAAGCCGTCAATAATGTAGTTAAGGCGAGTTATGCAAAACTTTCAGTAGATCTTTACCCTCCACCACCCGATGAGAACAAAGTTATTCTAAGCAAAACCGAAATCAGCAATTTCAAAAAATGGCTTAATAAATAG